The segment GGCCATTGATGAACTGTTCTCCAAGACAAGAATTGCACCTCAAGCCATCGATATTCTCGTCACAAATTGCAGCGAGTTCAATCCTACGCCAACTTTCTCTGACATGGTTATAAACCGGTACAAAATGCGTAGCGACATCCACCATGTCCACCTGTCCAGCATGGGTTGCAGCGCAGGGCTAATCTCAGTAGAGCTTGTGAAAAACCTGCTGCAAGCTGCGCCATTTGGTGCAAATGCTTTAGTTGTTTCGACGGAGACACTCAGTGGCAATCCCTACCTGGGAAACGAGCGACCTATGCTGCTTCCGTATTGCCTGTTTCGCATGGGCGGAGCTGCAGTGCTGCTGTCAACTTCCCCAACCATGGCCAGATTCCGCCTTAGGTGTATCATGCGCACACTCACCGCCGCAAGTGACCAGTCATACCAATGCATCTACAAGGAAGAAGATGACAAGGGATTTACTGGTGTTAATCTCTCCACTGACCTGGTGGCCGTCGCTGCGAGAACTGTGAAAGCCAACATCACGTCCATTGCGCCTCTTGTGCTCCCGCCCTCTGAAAAGCTTTTGTTCGCAGCATCCTTCGCCGCACGGAAACTGCTCAATGGGCGGGTCAAGCTATATATCCCTGACTTCCTCTCTGTGTTCCAGCACTTGTGCATTCATGCAGGCGGGCGTGCAGTAATTGATGGTGTCCAACGTAACTTCGGCCTGTCGGACGAGAAGGTTGAGCCATCAAGGATGACGCTACATCGATTTGGTAACACATCTAGCAGCTCACTTTGGTATGAACTGGCGTATGTGGAGGCTAAGGGCCGCATGTACAAGGGCAATCAAGTGTGGATGATTGGGTTTGGCTCTGGGTTTAAGTGCAACAGTGCAGTATGGGAGTGCATTCGACCTGTCCACGATGCACATGGACCATGGGCTAACTGCATCGATCGTTATCCAGTGCATATTCCCTGATACGCACCAAGCataccaaaataaataaatggtgGATATGCAACAGCTAACATGCTGTTCCATCCACACTTAGCAGACATGATGGACATGCACGTAACAGCGCTATACCTTGAGATTACAAAGTTACCATAATGATGTAATGCATAAAAAGGTTTGTTACTAACAACAAACCTGCTGTAAACCGGGAATTTAGGCCTAGCAAAACTTTTGCGACCAATAACTTGTCTGTATCAATATGTTGCTCATGCGGATATGTGAAAATTAACAACAGTGACTGGATTGGTTGCCTGATTTTCGAATTTTAAATATTTCTCAACTTAAAGTTTTAAACtattaccagacaaattataaAGTACTCTAGCTGAGACACTACTACAGTACCCATTTTTAGGTTGGTGGAAGAGCAATATTAAGGGCTGCCAAGCCACCTAATATACCTCTGGTTCAGGGTCTGTGTTAATCATACTTTCTAGAGGCAGTACTATATATCTGCCTCTGTTAATAAATTGTTTATTTAAGAGTAAAGTCCAtcaccggtccctaaacttgtactGTTGTGTCATTACGGTCTCTAAACTCGCAAATCGACCATTTACGTCTTCAAACTTGTTCGTCTATGTCATTCCGGTCCtaaacttgttcagttgtgtcatcccggtcccgaAACTTAGAAATCACCCAAAATTGTATAATTATGTCATCCCATCGCTAAACTTGGTTTTGAGTctcatctgggtcaaaacaaagcaatctaaaaactctatattaaaaaataatttataactttttcatataaaCTCGAATGAAGATAaaatttatatcaaaattgtagccctcaatatgatctacaactttatagttgaaaagTTATTTATTTGAAGTCATTGTCACAaaatgaaatttcaaatttcaaaatccataaacttaaaaaatattttggggctctaaattattttaatttaaaaacttttcaactataaagttgtagatcatgttgctgcctacaattttaatataaagtttatcctcatttgagttcatatgaaaaagttatgagttatttttaatatagagtttttagattgaCCCTGTTTTGATCCAGATGAGACTTAAAAATAAATTAGGGACTGGAATCACATaattgaacaagtttgaggacctatatgAGAAATTTCCATGTTTAGAGACCAGGATAACATAACTGAACAAAGATACCAGCCACCTGAAGCAAGGACGACCTTTGGAGGCTATGGTGCGAAGGTCCCGAGCAAAATTAGGAGCAGACACGCCAGGTCTTATACTCTTATTACAGGAGGAAGCCGCCACAACAGGCTCAGGGGGGATGCGCGTCCTAGGACCTTCGCACGTTCCAGGACCTTCGAGTATCCCAGAACCTTTATGCAGCCAGAAGCCGAAGGCCCCGCGGTGCTTGGCATCTCGGATGCTCTCAATTGGACTTTACCCTTGTGTCTTGGAGTGCACAAAAATAGCTTTCTGTTTCACATTCAAGTACCAGGGCGAAGTACAAGGCTTTGGCTAATGCAACAACCGAGATCACGTGGGTTCCGAAGCTAGCTGTTGATAGAGTTACATGTGTTACATCCTCCTGTTGCTCGACTCTAGTGTGACAATGTGGGCGCCAAGTATTTGTCATACAACCCTGTGTTCCATGCGAGGTCCAAGCATATAGAGATTGACTTTCGCTTTATCCATGAGAGGGTAGATGCGAAGTTGCTAGATATATGGTACATTCGTATGGGTGATCAGTTGGCTGACGGATTCACGAAGCCTCTAGCTGCACCTAAGATGAAAGAATTTAGATTCAATCTCAACCTTACAAGTGGCTAAGATTGCGGGGAATGTTAGACAATAGGATATTGTGTAAACGTGCAAGGCTCAAGGTTGTTGAGCTGGCACTGTTAGTTGGAGGAGACGCATGCAGTGCTGCGTACATGAAGGGTAGAAGGGTAGATAGGTATGTATTATGTTGTAACAAAAACTTCACCTATATATGCTATATAGGGGGCTATtccctatctatatatatacatgcacaGAGAGCCCTGCCGGGTTATCGCATTCACCTCAAATCTATTCTACTTACAAAGTGGATCACAATACTTGAGACTCTGGCATTACATGGGTTAAATTCCCCCTAAGTGTGTGCATAGGTATTACCGAGACTACCACCAAACAATTTGATTATTTCTGCTTATGATGTCGGTCGCTTAAGAACTTAGAAACTAGAAAAATCAAGAATCgagaataaaaaaaatcatggtATGATAACAATTGAGTCTGGTATATGGGGAAACACAAGCAGAGCCCCTTAGAAGGTCTTTTATTGGTTTGTTTAGATGGAttataaaaaatacaaaattgtgaaatataaaAGAAAATCACATAGCTATGAAAGAAGTACGttccaaggataaaaagaaaagaaatagaaaaagaaaacagaatgAAAGGAGAATAAAACAGAAAATGAAACAAACATAAAGGAGGGACATGGATTGTGATTGGGGCACTCGACATTACCACACAGGCTATGCGTGGCATTCCCGCCCATGCGTGTAGGTGACAAAGTGACAACATATAGTTTCCAATTAGGGAAAGAATTTTTAGCATGTTGTCTCTCTGCTTTATCACGATCATTCCTGCATAAATATTTTGCTTTTAAGGGCACATGCTCTTGCTGCTATGAGCTACATGTTTCTCACTGAACACGAATCTCAATGCAAAATATAGGGCTCACAGCAGCATAGCATGTGCCCTTGGAGATAAAGTTTATTTCTCCATATTCTTCGGCACTTTC is part of the Sorghum bicolor cultivar BTx623 chromosome 10, Sorghum_bicolor_NCBIv3, whole genome shotgun sequence genome and harbors:
- the LOC8065761 gene encoding 3-ketoacyl-CoA synthase 6, which produces MSSSHIGKYLKTVFAKIVDNFLLTVAVPFATAAVIVAATTSRSDEFTTLLHSVSNTDVLSIGLLLGTAAVVAIMRRPRAVYLIDYACFRPPHTNRVPAAAFVEHVQHVSQLTERSKRFLTRLYERSGLGEETCVPLVGHYIDPAKYSKFEDGREEAQMAVFSAIDELFSKTRIAPQAIDILVTNCSEFNPTPTFSDMVINRYKMRSDIHHVHLSSMGCSAGLISVELVKNLLQAAPFGANALVVSTETLSGNPYLGNERPMLLPYCLFRMGGAAVLLSTSPTMARFRLRCIMRTLTAASDQSYQCIYKEEDDKGFTGVNLSTDLVAVAARTVKANITSIAPLVLPPSEKLLFAASFAARKLLNGRVKLYIPDFLSVFQHLCIHAGGRAVIDGVQRNFGLSDEKVEPSRMTLHRFGNTSSSSLWYELAYVEAKGRMYKGNQVWMIGFGSGFKCNSAVWECIRPVHDAHGPWANCIDRYPVHIP